The Branchiostoma lanceolatum isolate klBraLanc5 chromosome 19, klBraLanc5.hap2, whole genome shotgun sequence DNA segment GAGGCCAGCTATATTTAAACCACGCCAAGTGTTCTTTTGGAAACCTGCGGCTGACAAAACACAActaggagagagagagaggggagagcaGTTACAAGATGGGGAACAAAGTACAGCCTCTACCAGGTACGTGAGAGGTATTCTGTTAAGCCATGATTGTAATGATAGTTTTATTGTTCAACAGATTGTTTAAGATATGTACACTGTATATCAACCTCAACAATTAGTGTAGGAAACAAATCTACTCTAGAAGAGACTATGGGGTGAGATGAgaatgtataattgtataattTCGGTGCAATTTCTAACAATTTGGAAGTTTCTTATGTATTGTTCTATATTTACAATGCATGGCAATGTATGCGATTTATTACacatgtcatgatatttggGGAATTCGAGTAGAAAGAGTCATTATGGAATGCTGTATGTATCATACGGGCTTCaggtttttttcatattcaacattttatcagtaatttattttcatatcatgtCCAAAGGTACAATATGAAGTAACCCAGATTGCGTGTTGTTCTTGTCGCAAATTTAAGTTAAAAGTTACATGATTTCAAAGTTTACACTAATGTGAACATCTACAATGTTAAGATAACTCTCAAATGACTGCAGTTTATTTTCTGAAAAATAtggtaaaaatacatgtacactagctGGTCCCGGCGTTCTTAAACAATGGTTTtcaccaaacatctgcttggagacaagtTGTCCCCGTTTGCCACCACAAACAAAGTGCTTAACACAAGAGGGACATGATAAATAATTCAAGACGAAATTCACAACGGCAAATGTGAAAGTCACGatcttgttaatttttcaaagacATATCAATAGCTGTTTTCGCCAAAACGTCAGAGTGGTAATGTGCTATTTATTTTACAGACAattgattgtattgtgtttaaTAGTGATACAGAATGGTACCGAGATATGATATCGATCCCATACCATTACCTTTCGGGGCACATCATCTGTAATACAAGGAAAACAACACTCaattacttttttttcctttgagcATATGTAAAGGATTGTAACCAACAATTGCCAACTATGAAAAATGCAGGATACCATTTACAGTAGCTTGTTTCTTCAACGACAATAGTGCACAAAAACATCTGTCATATGATTTGCTTCGGCACTTTATGCTTGCTTTCTACCTGAATGAAATTCAGAATATTGTCGAAGTATTGGGTCATAAAAACTAGAGAAACTACACAAGATAGAGCAGGGAAAGGTCGGGTTTTGGCGTCTGATTACCGCCTGTACTGAGTAATTCTGAACGATTTTCAAAACATGGCGTATTCTCGTTCCCAGAGCCGTGTGGTGTGTGTGCCCACCCGCCCGACCACCACCCACAGACGCGGGACCAGGCGGTAGACACCGCGGACTTGGAGAGGGAACTCAACGAACAGAAAGCTGCGGCACAGGTGAGGAGAGAACAGCTAGCGTTaggtcgatgaagattagacatccaggtacgcATGGTAACAGTAAAGCCCTcaccccccctctcactggacccgcggcaccctggcggcgtcgctgcggccgatcgaattgacaaagcactcaacgaatttcatcaacaaaaaacgaatccttttaagctttgtgtgttttattgtctttttggtcatatttgtgcgttttgaatgatatttctattataaagtcaagggtaacacaaatccagtttaggctTTACTCAAGCATctgaaaagattttgaaaacagtcagacgtttcaaatacCTTTCGTCGGTGACCAGTCCTTTATCCTCAGACCTGGAGAGAGAACTCGTGAAACAGAAAGCTGCCTCACAGGTAAGAAGAAAACAGGTAGCGTTTAAtaggtcgatgaaggttagacatgcaggtaCGCAAggtaaaagttactcaagcttCAGGTAGCATCAaatacctttcgtcagtgaccagTCCTTTACCCTCGGACGTGGAGAGGGAACTGAATGAACAGAAAACCGCCTCACAGGTATGGAGACAAGTGCTAGCGGTAGGGTCCATTCAAAGTTTTTGGTAGTTATCTAGAAGTAAAGTTCCTTCCAGCACATCCAAAGTCAATTTCCTCCCGACTCGAAACGTTAAAGATGGCACGGCAAATGTGTCGCTATGTAGAAGAATTTTGTGTAATCAACAAGAAATGATTATAATCTATACTGTATTATACTTGTATTATGTCCAGGTCTCAGAAAAGATGAGGGCTTTGAAGGAGGAAAGAGCCCGAGCTGCGAACTCCAAGAAATCGGAGCCACCAAGTGAGTAAATAGGTGAACCTTCAAAGTGTTCCACAGACAACTTGTAACCGGTAACCAATAGTATGGGTCTTTACAGCGTACTCAGCGACGATAGGAAAATAATCCTGTTTTTTTGGCGTCGCCTTTATGGACGGAGCCTTCTTTATAGTATTCTTTTGATTGgtcatttttcttttaacatCACTCTTTTTCTGACACAATTCGTCCGGACGAGCCAAATGTTTTAAACTTATAACTTTGCTATTATAACTTTAGTCGTGCTTCATCTCCGCGTTATGCGAGGAAACTAGTACTTAACGCATCATACCCCCATTCACcatctactttttttttatttctcagACTCAAAATATGAACAGAGATTGATAACTAAATAAAGCCTCGCtgtctttgcatttttttccttcGAATTGTTCACAGctaaacaagaaataaatacTGATATCACACACAACAAAGACCAAGACTTATagatagataactttattgcacagcaattgtacaaggtaccaagtatggctggtacataactacagttctatatacaTCTAAGAGTGTAAAGTATGGGTTAAGAATGGGTTCTTAAAagcattggaggaatttctatcgtctaaacattctttgatatactttcctatgtataccatgcaggggttgtcacatgtcaatatgtacttttaaaagttaacttAAAAGTCTGCTATCTAAGTTCATATATACAACGTACCGTCCCTTCCCCAGACCCCCCCGATAAGCGGCTGATCCACCCCCACTGCTGCCAGGACGAGCAGGGAGCCAACCCCCTGGTGAAGTCACGTGACTACAGGTCCGGTGAACACGGAGACAGTCTGCTGTTCCACCTGAACAGACTCAGAAGGGACGACGACTACTGTGATACGTATGTCACAACTGACGAGGGAGGCTTCAGGGTGCATCAAGTAAGgcttcattcatccattcatctatccattcatctattcattcattcatccatccattcacccattcattcattcatccatccatccattcattcgcTCAtctgttcgttcgttcattcattcatttcataaaTTTATTTCATACAGTTCgttcattcactcactcgctcactcgctcactGACCCATTCACTCTTACTGACTGACTAACtggctgactgactgactgactcattcattcactcactcactcactcactcactcactcactcactcactcactcactcactcactctcacgcactcactcactcacgcacgcacgcacgcactcactcactcatgaactcactcactcacttactcactcgctcgctcactcacccACTGATAAATGGCTAGCTGTACTATCTTTGAACTCAACACCCTGTCACCAAGCAAGTCAAACCTTTGCCACTCACTGATAAATGACTAGCTGTACTACCTTCGTGAACTCAACACCCTGTCACCAAGCAAGTCAAACCTTTGCCACTCACTGATAAATGACTAGCTGTAGTACCTTCGTGAACTCAACACCCTGTCACCAAGCAAGTCAAACCTTTGCCACTCACTGATAAATGACTAGATGTACTACCTTCGTGAACTCAACACCCTGTCACCAAGCAAGTCAAACCTTTGCCACTCACTGATAAATGACTAGCTGTACACCTTTGAACTCAACGCCCTGTCACCAAGCAAGTCAAACCTTTGCCACTCACTGATAATTGACTAGCTTTACTACCTTCGTGAACTCAACACCCTGTCACCAAGCAAGTCAAACCTTTGCCTCTCACTGATAAATGACTAGCTTTACTACCTTCGTGAACTCAACACCCTGTCACCAAGCAAGTCAAACCTTTGCCTCTCACTGATAAATGACTAGCTTTACTACCTTCGTGAACTCAACACCCTGTCACCAAGCAAGTCAAACCTTTGCCTCTCACTGATAAATGACTAGCTGTACTACCTTTGAACTCAACACCCTGTCACCAAGCAAGTCAAACCTTTGCCACTCACTGATAAATGACTAGCTGTACTACCTTCGTAAACTCAACACCCTGTCATCAAGCAAGTCAAACCTTTGCCACTCACTGATAAATGACTAGCTGTACTACTTTTGAACTCAACACCCTGTCACCAATGCAAGCAAGTCAAACCTTTGCCATTCACTGATAAATGACTAGCTGTACTATCTTCGTGAACTCAACACCCTGTCATCAAGCAAGTCAAACCTTTGCCACTCACTGATAAATGACTAGCTGTAGTACCTTCGTGAACTCAACACCCTGTCATCAAGCAAGTCAAACCTTTGCCACTCACTGATAAATGACTAGCTGTACTATCTTCGTGAACTCAACACCCTGTCATCAAGCAAGTCAAACCTTTGCCACTCACTGATAAATGACTAGCTGTACTACCTTTTAACTCAACACCCTGTCACCAAGCAAGTCAAACCTTTGCCACTCACTGATAAATGACTAGCTGTACTACCTTCGTGAACTCAACACCCTGTCACCAAGCAAGTCAAACCTTTGCCACTCACTGATAAATGACTAGCTGTACTACCTTCGTGAACTCAACACCCTGTCACCAAGCAAGTCAAACCTTTGCCACTCACTGATAAATGGCTAGCTGTACTACCTTTGAACTCAACACCCTGTCACCAAGCAAGTCAAACCTTTGCCACTCACTGATAAATGACTAGCTGTACTACCTTCGTGAACTCAACACCCTGTCACCAAGCAAGTCAAACCTTTGCCACTCACTGATAAATGACTAGCTGTACTATCTTCGTGAACTCAACACCCTGTCATCAAGCAAGTCAAACCTTTGCCACTCACTGATAAATGACTAGCTGTACTACCTTCGTGAACTCAACACCCTGTCATCAAGTAAGTCAAACCTTTGCCACTCACTGATAAATGACTAGCTGTACTACCTTCGTGAACTCAACACCCTGTCATCAAGCAAGTCAAACCTTTGCCACTCACTGATAAATGACTAGCTGTACTACCTTCGTGAACTCAACACTCTGTCACCAAGCAAGTCAAACCTTTGCCACTCACTGATAAATGACTAGCTGTACTACCTTCGTGAACTCAACACCCTGTCACCAAGCAAGTCAAACCTTTGCGGTGACACTATCCTCCCACTCCCTTTACTGAGGCGTTTACCGTTTCATGCGACATTATCATTCCCCTCCCGTGTCCAGGCCGTGCTGGCTGCCGTCAGCCCCAGGTTTAAGGAGGAGATGGAACTGCAGACGGCCGATCAGGAGGAGAAACCGCTCACCACCATCCGCATCAAGGACATCTCTCCTACTGCTCTAAGTACGGACTGATACCTgttgatagcctctaccaggctccacaggacgctggaaaaatagtagaaattggcaaaatagacagataacatgccaaagGTGATAGCTGGCCTGGGAATTTGCAATTGAGACCTAAGGAAACTGTACTCTCTGGCCAGCTAAGTACTCTGCTATGtttgttatctgtctatttggccaatttctactgttttccagcgacctgtggagcctggtagaggctgccTCCGTGaagtttttggtctgtctgtctgactgtctcaGCATCTGTGTTTCCGACATACTTAGGCCGGCATAACTAAAGAAGTTcgatctggatggattgtaatgatatttgatacgtGGGAGGGCGTTGATATGATTGAGGTCTGCGTCGGATCAAGGACGTCCTGCTTTATGTATGGCTCCTTGACTTCAGTAAGCGTTGCTAGCTCCGTGAAGCCTTTGGTGTACATGTGCCTGTCTGCCTCAGCCTGTGTGTTTCCGACCTACTTTGGCCGGCACAACTAAAGAAGCTATTGGTGGATTGTAATGATGTTTGATGCGTTGTGGTCTAAGTCGATTTTGAGTTTCCTAGCTAGCGGGTTTTCTTGGTACTACAGTGGAACGGCCGTTTCTAATATCTTCTGTGCTGGGTATATAATGGTCTTGATTTTCAGCTTTAGATAGCCTTTTTTCTGGACTTGAATAGACCTTTTAATTAAGTTCTACTTACCCATACAACGACAAATCTAACAATTGTGGTTGATATATCAGTAAATGGATTTATTGAGAAATGCATCTCTAATGTAGCTAAAAATCATGAGAACTGAAGACGTATCTAAAAGTTTCTGTCCTTGTATTTCTTCTAGGTTTTCTGTTGGATTTTGCTTACACCTCTGAGATCTCCATTAACCTTAAGCACGTGGAAGACATCTTTAAGTCGGCCAAGAAGCTGGCGATACCTGGAGTCGTCTTCTTTTGTAAGGAGTTCCTGTCTCAGGAGATCAACATGGACAACTGTCTTAAGGTTTGGGCACAACCTTGAGTAACATTATATAGTCTTAACGATGAATTTCTTTATAGGTAAAAAACTGCATGTTGAACAGTTCAGAGACAGTTTTCAAGATTAccattttgtgacattttgccttttttcgaCTAGCATGTTTACTTTTCTGGTGTTGCAATTGATACTTCATcacaaaattgtgttttttttttccccgAGAGACATTGAAAACCTGCTATATGCAACATGTTTTTCTAGTTAAAAGGCTTAAAACAAAGTTTCTATGAGCTTCCCTAATCCTTTGTTGTtctttgaaaatgaagacattGATTTTAATTGATTTATAACAATGTTGAGTACTTCGTACCAACATCGCACAGGTATTGGAGGTTGCTGGCCGGTGTGACCTACATGACATAGTGGAGAAGGTGGACGGGTTCATCCTGAAGAATTTTGACCAGATGTCGGAGTCAGACTTACTCCAGCAGCTCACATACCAGCAGATAGCATCCTTCATGCGCAGTGATGACGTCAGGTCAAGCGCAGGTACAGACACACGGGGGACTGAGTGTGTgagggaatgaatgaacgaGTGATTggattgatgaatgaatgaacgaaggaaggaaggaatggaGGAAGAAAGTAAAGATGGAATGTAGGAGGGAAGAAAGAAATGTGGGAATGGAAGGAAtaaaaaatggaatgaaaaaGTAAGTAGAAAGCGAATGAAAGAGAAAAGAGAAATGAAAGAATGAGATGTAATGCAGGTATGAATTAAGGAAGGAAGAGTGGAAAGGAAAATGAAGGCGACATATATGGTAGAATAAAAGTCATGAAATACTAAGTATTATGTTGATTAGATAAGACTTATTATTCGTTAAAAGATTGCTGTAATTCGTCTTTATGCCAAAAAAGGCTGCTTTACCTTTCTTTATCCGACTCTTTCTTTCAGAATTGAAACTTTTTAACGCCGCCTGGCGGTGGCTGAAGTACGACAGTTCACGAAGCGCGCATGCGCACGACTTGATGGCTGACATCCGATTCGGGCTGATGTCGTCACTGGAACTCAAGAACCACGTGCAACAGGTAAGACGTAAaaaaaaacgtaacaaaaacCTCATGCTCAAAGTTGTCATGGAGCCTTTGTTAAACTATTTAACAATGATATTCCAAGACCAATCATAGGACCGCAATGCAAGCAAAGAGTAAAAGTATCCTTAGCACTCAGCGTGGTGCCTTGACAGAGTAAGGTACCTTTACACTGTTCAATTACCAGTCTCAAAGTCCTTTTACAGCAACAGGCTCTTTCTACAATTTGCCAAACTATGCAACTCTCTCGATGACGACTCCCGTAAACAAGCCGCAAGCCTTCAACaccaatgttaaaaaaaaaatcactattGCAGTACCAGTTGACTAGTCCCCTGCTGTAGTATCATCTGTACTGtacttgcacaactgtgtggtcCAAGGGCCAAGAAAATCGAGATGGGCGCCGTCCTATGCACAATATGGTGTCGGAAGGACTTCATTATTACTTCTAACTCTACTTGCTCTCTCTTTTACCATCCAGGTTGAGTTCATGCGGACGGACCCACAATGCAGCCGGACTCTACAGGAAGCCTACGAGTACCACCTCTTCCCTTCCCTGCAGCCTCTGCGGCAGAACATCACCACCAAGGTCAGGTCATCCAAGTACTACGTCATCACTGTGGGCGGGGCGCAGAAGGAACCAACCAATCAGGTAAATGTACTACGTCATCACTGTGGGCTGGGCACAGAGGGAACCGGCCAATCAGGTAAAAGATCGGTTAAGCAATATGATGATAGGCCAATATAAAAAAGAATGGATACCAAATTCAAGCATCTACATAAAACTATTGCTGATACCATAGAAATTTGCCAATATCGCTTGTCTTTCTGCTATACAGTGTCTATACCTGGATTTGGCCCCAGAGCCCGCCCTATCCGATGGTGTTGCACCGCGGCCTGAATGGAAGCAGTTCCAAAGAGCACCCAAAGCCAGGTAAAAGGTTTCATTGTTGCGGTACTTTTTCAATAACACCCTAAATGTTTAGTATCATAGGCGTGTACAGGTTCTGAAGTCATCTTAGATTATTTTCGCTGACGAAAATAAGATTAAGAAGGTACGAAGCTGCGAGCCCATCGATTCTTcttctttcctcttcttctcccttGCTGTCCAGCCCCATATCAGGTGCACACGGGGTGATTACAAAAGAAGTGCCTAGATCCGCGGAACAAATAAACGAAGGGAAATACAGAAAAGacgctaaggaacataaacaactgattttgtgtgtgtcaAGGACAAGGACAAGGGAATCTAGTGGATTAGTGTACTTGTGCCGGACTCCTTTTGCAGATTCTGCAATTCTTACAGACAATCTCTAAACCTTTCTCCAGATACCAGTTGACGGCTGCGGTGCTGAACAACTTCGTTTACCTGGTTGGCGGGCAGAACGAGGTGCACGCGGCGGGGCGGGCGGCGGAGAGCTCCGGCTGGCGGTACGACCCCCGCTCCAACGAGTGGCTCTTCATCGCACCCATGCACGAGCAGAGGACCGAGTTCTGTCTATGGTTAGGATGTAGTATTTCTGGTCTTAGAATCATTGAGTTTTGTCGTTGTTAAGCATctctacatcatcatcatcatgttccATACGGCTTAACAAGTTGGAGCCGGTACATACAGTTTCAGTATTCTCTATTTCTAATCTCACACTCcttttttaaaggcaaccaaagcaatattatggcccaaaaaatagaaataataaaATGCTGACATTTTTATGGTAGGGACATTAACTTACTTTGTTTTGCACAATTACGTaacaacttcatactttgagcattttaaaatcgCACAAAATCGCGCTGTACGATGTTCCCtatagttttgcgagcctacaaaaactccgcacacaattttcagtgagttcccacatcacaacaacgtcgtatttttgcaccatggacattgctatacattgtgatagtgttgtttgagctaatcatgtatagaaattgactttcaaaatccgattttcgggccctaatattgcttggattTCCATTAAAACTAGAAAATACTGAGTCCTTACAGTATGTGTTGGTATCAGTACTGTGGGAAACACCCTGCTCGCGGTAGCCGGGCGGAACACCAGCGGCCAGTACCAGCAGACTCTTTGGGGCTACATTAAATAACACCTTATAAAACAGGTAGAGGATAACAACCTAATGTCTATGTCTTCCTATCAGTGCCGTTGGGGACACGCTGCTCGCAGTGGCTGGGCGGAACACCAGCGGCCTGCTGAAGTCTGTGGAGAAGTACGACATGGAGAGAGACACATGGACCTACGTCGCCTCACTGAAGAACCCGGTCTGCGGGCACGCCGGCTCCGTGTCGTGCGACAAGGTCTTCGTGTCCGGAGGATACACAGGTAATGCTTttgtcccaattgcgccggtgcccgtagggggtgtagtcccggccgggcctcgAAGACACAGATCTAGATTTGTCctggtggactgccgggtaccggaAGGGTatctcccggtgctcgcacaaTAAGCTCACGGCGTCTTCTGGTTTCCGAGTCCCGGGTTGAATTTAAGTTCGAGTCTAAGTCAAAGTCACCGCGGgcccatcctcgttcaccaggacccttccgctccacgttacatcgctcgcagaaagggccctggtaacacgggatggcatccatggttattacgatatcgccaccaaaacagcttcagccaatcagaggggttaaaacccgtttgcttcctctcatcggaagcaagcgcgcaaagaacgctgggaagctatcaaccaatcaggttatgtgttactgttagctcattaattattcatgagctacaactgccgtttgtcccaaataagggttagctcattaactattcatgagctacaactgccgtttgtcccaaataagggttagctcattaattattcatcagcaagtctcgtcgacctgcaataaccatggatgccatcccgtgttaccagggccctttctgcgagcgatgtaacgtggagcggaagggtcctggtgaacgaggatgcgCGGGCCACAAAtcagcccgtgaactacccggtagggcccctttttccaatttgtTTATTGCTGCATGTTCATTTGACTGTCCTTTAGCTATCTTGTGACCGCTACTCTTCTAGGAGAGAAGATGCACAGGAATTAAGTCAACATGCAGATAAAGAAAACTTAAGTGACATGAATTaataaaatgatttcaaaatgattacttccggacgtttcgagagacatccatcactcttcttcaatTCAGCATCACTAGGATGAACCTGACTAGCAGAACGAGTCAATGTTCAACGTAAAATGTGTTACTGTGTTACCCAGGTCAGGACTACGACAAGTCCATGCTGTCCTACAGCCGCAACTCTGACCAATGGGACGTCAAGAGACCCATGTTCAGCGCACGCGCTTGGCACTGCTTGGTCACGTTCGATGATAACATGTACGCCATCGGAGGTACGCAACATCAACACACTTTCAGTCACTGTAAAGATCACCAACTTGTATTGTTTACATTCACTTTTCTTTTATCCACTTTATATATTATATTGATATTGtgttttttctcttgttttatatttatgtttttttagtAGAAGGCTTAATATAAGCAATTGTGTTTTTTGCCTGATACTCTCAAAatatatgaaaacaaaatgaataaacacaaaTTTTAATTTCTAATCTGCCATAATCACAACTAATCTCTCTCTCTTGGCCAGAAATATTCATCAAGGACAGAAAGAATCGAATTTCAGGCGATCGAGCCTAAAACAATGGCTCAGAAAGTAGAAGTTTAAGACCCAGTCTTTGGCTGTCTTTGGTCTTCTTCAAGAGTACTGACCTACTCACGTCTGGCACATGACTTTAAGTTAACGTATAGGTGACGTCATGAATAGGTCAGAGGCACCTAGGAGAAAAAtatgtctttgcatatctgatgACTTTCGTTAAAAAGGTTTAATATTTGGTTTAATGTTTCCGGGGGCCCCTTGTAACCGTATTTATTTCTGGTGGTGTGGCACAGCTTATGGCATGTGGCTAGGTCTTGAGCGATCGACGACCTGATATGTTTTGGGACCCCCTGGTAGCATTGCTTGGTACTGCAGTTTTACCTCCTTTTCTTGTTAATTTATATCATCCTTTATCTATATAGGACACCGCAGAAACCCGGCAGGCTGGCACGAGGATATAAACGTGGTTGAGATGTACCAGACGAGCGCGAACCAGTGGACGAAGCTGACGTCCATGGACCAGCCTAGGAGCTTCGCCGGTAGCTGTGTCGTCAACAACGCCGTGTATGTGGTTGGCGGAGTGTCCAAACAGTCACAGGTGAGGTCACGTCTAAAGTAAGAAAACTatatctttttcaatttttggtCTTCACGTTAGAATTATAAAGCATGAGAGTCTGTGGAATACTTACAGAAAGTGACTTTCACAAAATATATAGAAATTTGAGATATGGCTAATTCTTTATCGTGCAAATAATGCCACAATTGAGCTCAGTATCCAGTAACTCGCACCACCTGAATAATAATTATCATCATTTGCATTCTATACTACTTATGCGCGTACATTGCCCCTATACAGAGCTGCATGCGGACTGTCCAGCGGTACTTCCCTGAAGAGGATCGCTGGGAGAGGCTGACCGACCTTCCTACTCCCACCAACGGCACAGTGTGCGCCACCATGGCGCTCTCATGGAGGGTGAGTGTACACCGACACCCTAGCGACtca contains these protein-coding regions:
- the LOC136425964 gene encoding kelch-like protein 9 gives rise to the protein MGNKVQPLPEPCGVCAHPPDHHPQTRDQAVDTADLERELNEQKAAAQVSEKMRALKEERARAANSKKSEPPNPPDKRLIHPHCCQDEQGANPLVKSRDYRSGEHGDSLLFHLNRLRRDDDYCDTYVTTDEGGFRVHQAVLAAVSPRFKEEMELQTADQEEKPLTTIRIKDISPTALSFLLDFAYTSEISINLKHVEDIFKSAKKLAIPGVVFFCKEFLSQEINMDNCLKVLEVAGRCDLHDIVEKVDGFILKNFDQMSESDLLQQLTYQQIASFMRSDDVRSSAELKLFNAAWRWLKYDSSRSAHAHDLMADIRFGLMSSLELKNHVQQVEFMRTDPQCSRTLQEAYEYHLFPSLQPLRQNITTKVRSSKYYVITVGGAQKEPTNQCLYLDLAPEPALSDGVAPRPEWKQFQRAPKARYQLTAAVLNNFVYLVGGQNEVHAAGRAAESSGWRYDPRSNEWLFIAPMHEQRTEFCLCAVGDTLLAVAGRNTSGLLKSVEKYDMERDTWTYVASLKNPVCGHAGSVSCDKVFVSGGYTGQDYDKSMLSYSRNSDQWDVKRPMFSARAWHCLVTFDDNMYAIGGHRRNPAGWHEDINVVEMYQTSANQWTKLTSMDQPRSFAGSCVVNNAVYVVGGVSKQSQSCMRTVQRYFPEEDRWERLTDLPTPTNGTVCATMALSWRVVNQSQAIYPPSRTPSYASVKDSSKNNFSLTINEQNNLHNSSSTPSHGSETNKRSLASVAKQSTLKEQGADRTSVEMGELI